In one Solanum lycopersicum chromosome 11, SLM_r2.1 genomic region, the following are encoded:
- the LOC101252246 gene encoding oxysterol-binding protein-related protein 1C-like isoform X2: MHPFCCVPTINNNCQSSPLPMAPPPAPEFTRSADSLNRSASGSYNHNWTVSNSNHHRHRSLTESSSSTPAIFTSLSRPTSMREVIQLTCAASAGDQVKINDIVGNGISGILHKWVNYGKGWRPRWFVLQDGVLSYYKIHGPDRIVVNSETEKGSKVIGEVSLRRISRNKTNATSQARRKPVGEVHLKVSSIRESRSDDRRFSIFTGTKRLHLRAETREDRIAWMEALQAVKDMFPRMSNSELMAPVDDVAVSTDKLRQQLMKEGVSESAIQESELIMRNEFASLQNQLMLLKQKHRMLMDTLRQLETEKVDLENTVVDESQRQCKEVGPSAQLRQDKYSASASESEDDNERVDAAEEDTDDEENTFFDTKDFLSSSSFKSSGSDFRTSSFSSDDDDLYAYASDESVDPIIRSAGTKFPYVKRRKKLPNPIEKEKGVSLWSMIKDNIGKDLTKVCLPVYFNEPLSSLQKSFEDLEYSYLLDRASEWGRRGDNLMRILNVAAFAVSAYASTEGRICKPFNPLLGETYEAEYPDKGLRFFSEKVSHHPMIIACHCEGTGWKFWGDSNLKSKFWGRSIQLDPVGILTLEFDDGEIYQWSKVTTSIYNLILGKLYCDHYGTMRIQGNRNYSCKLKFKEQSIIDRNPHQVQGIVQDRSGKTVATLFGKWDESMHYVNGDFSLGKGFDSLSEAHLLWKRSKPPKDPTRYNLTRFAITMNELIPGLKDKLPPTDSRLRPDQRCLENGEYDRANSEKLRLEERQRQARKMQERGWKPQWFAKEKGGDSYNYIGGYWEAREKGKWEACPDIFGHIPCDQM; the protein is encoded by the exons ATGCATCCATTTTGCTGTGTTCCAACAATTAACAACAATTGCCAATCTTCACCGTTACCGATGGCTCCGCCGCCGGCGCCGGAATTTACTAGATCGGCTGACTCACTCAACCGCTCTGCTAGCGGGAGTTACAATCATAATTGGACTGTAAGTAACTCCAATCATCACCGTCATCGCAGTTTGACCGAGTCATCCTCGTCAACGCCGGCGATTTTCACTTCTTTATCACGGCCAACTTCTATGAGGGAGGTGATTCAGTTGACGTGTGCTGCATCCGCTGGCGATCAAGTCAAGATCAACGACATCGTTGGGAATGGTATATCCGGAATTTTACACAAGTGGGTTAACTATGGAAAGGGATGGAGACCTAGGTGGTTCGTCTTGCAGGATGGAGTTTTATCCTATTATAAGATCCATGGACCGGATAGGATTGTTGTCAATTCGGAGACTGAGAAAGGATCTAAAGTTATTGGTGAAGTCTCACTTAGGAGAATCTCCAGGAACAAGACGAATGCAACTTCTCAAGCTCGCCGCAAGCCTGTTGGTGAAGTTCATCTCAAG GTCTCATCCATCCGTGAGAGTAGATCAGATGACAGGAGGTTTTCGATTTTCACTGGAACAAAGAGGCTGCACCTGAGGGCTGAGACAAGAGAGGACAGAATAGCATGGATGGAAGCATTGCAGGCTGTGAAAGATATGTTCCCCAGAATGTCCAACAGTGAATTAATGGCTCCCGTGGACGATGTAGCTGTCTCAACAGATAAGTTGAGGCAACAACTGATGAAGGAGGGTGTGAGTGAGTCTGCTATTCAGGAGAGTGAGCTGATAATGAGGAATGAGTTTGCATCTTTGCAGAATCAACTGATGCTACTCAAGCAAAAGCATCGGATGCTTATGGACACCTTGAGACAGTTAGAG ACAGAAAAGGTCGATTTAGAGAATACTGTGGTTGATGAGAGTCAAAGGCAGTGTAAAGAGGTCGGACCATCTGCTCAATTAAGGCAAGATAAATACAGTG CAAGTGCAAGTGAATCGGAGGATGACAATGAAAGAGTTGATGCTGCTGAGGAAGATACTGATGATGAAGAGAACACTTTCTTTGACACTAAAGATTTTCTTTCATCAAGCTCTTTTAAAAGCAGTGGTTCTGATTTTCGAACATCATCTTTCTCCTCGGATGATGATGATTTGTATGCATATGCATCTGATGAAAGTGTCGATCCTATTATTAGATCTGCTGGAACCAAGTTTCCTTATGTTAAGCGTCGTAAGAAATTGCCTAATCCCATTGAGAAAGAGAAAGGAGTCAGTTTATGGTCGATGATCAAAGACAATATTGGGAAGGATCTCACAAAAGTGTGCCTCCCTGTCTACTTCAATGAACCCCTTTCTTCTTTGCAAAAATCATTTGAAGACTTGGAGTACTCATACCTTCTTGATCGGGCTTCTGAATGGGGAAGAAGG GGTGACAACCTTATGAGGATTCTCAATGTAGCAGCGTTTGCCGTATCTGCATATGCTTCTACTGAAGGAAGGATTTGCAAACCATTCAATCCGTTGTTAGGGGAGACTTATGAGGCTGAGTATCCAGATAAAGGCCTTCGGTTTTTCTCAGAAAAG GTAAGTCATCATCCCATGATAATAGCATGCCATTGTGAGGGTACAGGATGGAAATTCTGGGGAGATAGCAATTTGAAAAGCAAATTTTGGGGTCGCTCAATCCAGTTGGATCCTGTTGGTATATTGACTCTTGAATTTGATGATGGGGAAATCTATCAGTGGAGCAAG GTAACTACATCGATATACAATCTGATTTTGGGGAAACTATATTGCGATCACTATGGTACAATGCGCATACAAGGAAATCGTAATTACTCTTGTAAGCTGAAATTCAAGGAGCAATCAATAATAGACCGGAATCCACATCAG GTTCAGGGAATAGTTCAAGACAGGAGTGGGAAGACAGTAGCTACATTATTTGGGAAGTGGGATGAGAGTATGCATTATGTGAATGGGGATTTCTCCTTAGGAAAAGGATTTGATTCTCTCTCTGAGGCTCATTTGCTATGGAAGCGGAGCAAACCTCCCAAAGATCCTACTAGATATAATCTGACACGGTTCGCAATTACAATGAATGAGCTCATACCTGGACTGAAG GACAAGCTGCCACCAACAGATTCTAGACTTAGACCTGATCAGAGGTGCTTGGAGAATGGTGAGTATGACAGGGCTAATTCAGAAAAGCTGCGTCTTGAGGAACGGCAACGACAG GCTCGGAAAATGCAAGAACGGGGTTGGAAGCCTCAGTGGTTTGCAAAAGAGAAAGGGGGTGATAGTTACAACTACATTGGTGGTTATTGGGAAGCAAGGGAGAAGGGCAAGTGGGAGGCCTGTCCTGATATTTTTGGTCATATCCCTTGTGATCAGATGTAA
- the LOC101252246 gene encoding oxysterol-binding protein-related protein 1C-like isoform X1, whose protein sequence is MHPFCCVPTINNNCQSSPLPMAPPPAPEFTRSADSLNRSASGSYNHNWTVSNSNHHRHRSLTESSSSTPAIFTSLSRPTSMREVIQLTCAASAGDQVKINDIVGNGISGILHKWVNYGKGWRPRWFVLQDGVLSYYKIHGPDRIVVNSETEKGSKVIGEVSLRRISRNKTNATSQARRKPVGEVHLKVSSIRESRSDDRRFSIFTGTKRLHLRAETREDRIAWMEALQAVKDMFPRMSNSELMAPVDDVAVSTDKLRQQLMKEGVSESAIQESELIMRNEFASLQNQLMLLKQKHRMLMDTLRQLETEKVDLENTVVDESQRQCKEVGPSAQLRQDKYSEASASESEDDNERVDAAEEDTDDEENTFFDTKDFLSSSSFKSSGSDFRTSSFSSDDDDLYAYASDESVDPIIRSAGTKFPYVKRRKKLPNPIEKEKGVSLWSMIKDNIGKDLTKVCLPVYFNEPLSSLQKSFEDLEYSYLLDRASEWGRRGDNLMRILNVAAFAVSAYASTEGRICKPFNPLLGETYEAEYPDKGLRFFSEKVSHHPMIIACHCEGTGWKFWGDSNLKSKFWGRSIQLDPVGILTLEFDDGEIYQWSKVTTSIYNLILGKLYCDHYGTMRIQGNRNYSCKLKFKEQSIIDRNPHQVQGIVQDRSGKTVATLFGKWDESMHYVNGDFSLGKGFDSLSEAHLLWKRSKPPKDPTRYNLTRFAITMNELIPGLKDKLPPTDSRLRPDQRCLENGEYDRANSEKLRLEERQRQARKMQERGWKPQWFAKEKGGDSYNYIGGYWEAREKGKWEACPDIFGHIPCDQM, encoded by the exons ATGCATCCATTTTGCTGTGTTCCAACAATTAACAACAATTGCCAATCTTCACCGTTACCGATGGCTCCGCCGCCGGCGCCGGAATTTACTAGATCGGCTGACTCACTCAACCGCTCTGCTAGCGGGAGTTACAATCATAATTGGACTGTAAGTAACTCCAATCATCACCGTCATCGCAGTTTGACCGAGTCATCCTCGTCAACGCCGGCGATTTTCACTTCTTTATCACGGCCAACTTCTATGAGGGAGGTGATTCAGTTGACGTGTGCTGCATCCGCTGGCGATCAAGTCAAGATCAACGACATCGTTGGGAATGGTATATCCGGAATTTTACACAAGTGGGTTAACTATGGAAAGGGATGGAGACCTAGGTGGTTCGTCTTGCAGGATGGAGTTTTATCCTATTATAAGATCCATGGACCGGATAGGATTGTTGTCAATTCGGAGACTGAGAAAGGATCTAAAGTTATTGGTGAAGTCTCACTTAGGAGAATCTCCAGGAACAAGACGAATGCAACTTCTCAAGCTCGCCGCAAGCCTGTTGGTGAAGTTCATCTCAAG GTCTCATCCATCCGTGAGAGTAGATCAGATGACAGGAGGTTTTCGATTTTCACTGGAACAAAGAGGCTGCACCTGAGGGCTGAGACAAGAGAGGACAGAATAGCATGGATGGAAGCATTGCAGGCTGTGAAAGATATGTTCCCCAGAATGTCCAACAGTGAATTAATGGCTCCCGTGGACGATGTAGCTGTCTCAACAGATAAGTTGAGGCAACAACTGATGAAGGAGGGTGTGAGTGAGTCTGCTATTCAGGAGAGTGAGCTGATAATGAGGAATGAGTTTGCATCTTTGCAGAATCAACTGATGCTACTCAAGCAAAAGCATCGGATGCTTATGGACACCTTGAGACAGTTAGAG ACAGAAAAGGTCGATTTAGAGAATACTGTGGTTGATGAGAGTCAAAGGCAGTGTAAAGAGGTCGGACCATCTGCTCAATTAAGGCAAGATAAATACAGTG AAGCAAGTGCAAGTGAATCGGAGGATGACAATGAAAGAGTTGATGCTGCTGAGGAAGATACTGATGATGAAGAGAACACTTTCTTTGACACTAAAGATTTTCTTTCATCAAGCTCTTTTAAAAGCAGTGGTTCTGATTTTCGAACATCATCTTTCTCCTCGGATGATGATGATTTGTATGCATATGCATCTGATGAAAGTGTCGATCCTATTATTAGATCTGCTGGAACCAAGTTTCCTTATGTTAAGCGTCGTAAGAAATTGCCTAATCCCATTGAGAAAGAGAAAGGAGTCAGTTTATGGTCGATGATCAAAGACAATATTGGGAAGGATCTCACAAAAGTGTGCCTCCCTGTCTACTTCAATGAACCCCTTTCTTCTTTGCAAAAATCATTTGAAGACTTGGAGTACTCATACCTTCTTGATCGGGCTTCTGAATGGGGAAGAAGG GGTGACAACCTTATGAGGATTCTCAATGTAGCAGCGTTTGCCGTATCTGCATATGCTTCTACTGAAGGAAGGATTTGCAAACCATTCAATCCGTTGTTAGGGGAGACTTATGAGGCTGAGTATCCAGATAAAGGCCTTCGGTTTTTCTCAGAAAAG GTAAGTCATCATCCCATGATAATAGCATGCCATTGTGAGGGTACAGGATGGAAATTCTGGGGAGATAGCAATTTGAAAAGCAAATTTTGGGGTCGCTCAATCCAGTTGGATCCTGTTGGTATATTGACTCTTGAATTTGATGATGGGGAAATCTATCAGTGGAGCAAG GTAACTACATCGATATACAATCTGATTTTGGGGAAACTATATTGCGATCACTATGGTACAATGCGCATACAAGGAAATCGTAATTACTCTTGTAAGCTGAAATTCAAGGAGCAATCAATAATAGACCGGAATCCACATCAG GTTCAGGGAATAGTTCAAGACAGGAGTGGGAAGACAGTAGCTACATTATTTGGGAAGTGGGATGAGAGTATGCATTATGTGAATGGGGATTTCTCCTTAGGAAAAGGATTTGATTCTCTCTCTGAGGCTCATTTGCTATGGAAGCGGAGCAAACCTCCCAAAGATCCTACTAGATATAATCTGACACGGTTCGCAATTACAATGAATGAGCTCATACCTGGACTGAAG GACAAGCTGCCACCAACAGATTCTAGACTTAGACCTGATCAGAGGTGCTTGGAGAATGGTGAGTATGACAGGGCTAATTCAGAAAAGCTGCGTCTTGAGGAACGGCAACGACAG GCTCGGAAAATGCAAGAACGGGGTTGGAAGCCTCAGTGGTTTGCAAAAGAGAAAGGGGGTGATAGTTACAACTACATTGGTGGTTATTGGGAAGCAAGGGAGAAGGGCAAGTGGGAGGCCTGTCCTGATATTTTTGGTCATATCCCTTGTGATCAGATGTAA
- the LOC101252246 gene encoding oxysterol-binding protein-related protein 1C-like isoform X3, translating into MHPFCCVPTINNNCQSSPLPMAPPPAPEFTRSADSLNRSASGSYNHNWTVSNSNHHRHRSLTESSSSTPAIFTSLSRPTSMREVIQLTCAASAGDQVKINDIVGNGISGILHKWVNYGKGWRPRWFVLQDGVLSYYKIHGPDRIVVNSETEKGSKVIGEVSLRRISRNKTNATSQARRKPVGEVHLKVSSIRESRSDDRRFSIFTGTKRLHLRAETREDRIAWMEALQAVKDMFPRMSNSELMAPVDDVAVSTDKLRQQLMKEGVSESAIQESELIMRNEFASLQNQLMLLKQKHRMLMDTLRQLETEKVDLENTVVDESQRQCKEVGPSAQLRQDKYSEASASESEDDNERVDAAEEDTDDEENTFFDTKDFLSSSSFKSSGSDFRTSSFSSDDDDLYAYASDESVDPIIRSAGTKFPYVKRRKKLPNPIEKEKGVSLWSMIKDNIGKDLTKVCLPVYFNEPLSSLQKSFEDLEYSYLLDRASEWGRRGDNLMRILNVAAFAVSAYASTEGRICKPFNPLLGETYEAEYPDKGLRFFSEKVSHHPMIIACHCEGTGWKFWGDSNLKSKFWGRSIQLDPVGILTLEFDDGEIYQWSKVTTSIYNLILGKLYCDHYGTMRIQGNRNYSCKLKFKEQSIIDRNPHQVQGIVQDRSGKTVATLFGKWDESMHYVNGDFSLGKGFDSLSEAHLLWKRSKPPKDPTRYNLTRFAITMNELIPGLKDKLPPTDSRLRPDQRCLENGEYDRANSEKLRLEERQRQNSKQLRHFK; encoded by the exons ATGCATCCATTTTGCTGTGTTCCAACAATTAACAACAATTGCCAATCTTCACCGTTACCGATGGCTCCGCCGCCGGCGCCGGAATTTACTAGATCGGCTGACTCACTCAACCGCTCTGCTAGCGGGAGTTACAATCATAATTGGACTGTAAGTAACTCCAATCATCACCGTCATCGCAGTTTGACCGAGTCATCCTCGTCAACGCCGGCGATTTTCACTTCTTTATCACGGCCAACTTCTATGAGGGAGGTGATTCAGTTGACGTGTGCTGCATCCGCTGGCGATCAAGTCAAGATCAACGACATCGTTGGGAATGGTATATCCGGAATTTTACACAAGTGGGTTAACTATGGAAAGGGATGGAGACCTAGGTGGTTCGTCTTGCAGGATGGAGTTTTATCCTATTATAAGATCCATGGACCGGATAGGATTGTTGTCAATTCGGAGACTGAGAAAGGATCTAAAGTTATTGGTGAAGTCTCACTTAGGAGAATCTCCAGGAACAAGACGAATGCAACTTCTCAAGCTCGCCGCAAGCCTGTTGGTGAAGTTCATCTCAAG GTCTCATCCATCCGTGAGAGTAGATCAGATGACAGGAGGTTTTCGATTTTCACTGGAACAAAGAGGCTGCACCTGAGGGCTGAGACAAGAGAGGACAGAATAGCATGGATGGAAGCATTGCAGGCTGTGAAAGATATGTTCCCCAGAATGTCCAACAGTGAATTAATGGCTCCCGTGGACGATGTAGCTGTCTCAACAGATAAGTTGAGGCAACAACTGATGAAGGAGGGTGTGAGTGAGTCTGCTATTCAGGAGAGTGAGCTGATAATGAGGAATGAGTTTGCATCTTTGCAGAATCAACTGATGCTACTCAAGCAAAAGCATCGGATGCTTATGGACACCTTGAGACAGTTAGAG ACAGAAAAGGTCGATTTAGAGAATACTGTGGTTGATGAGAGTCAAAGGCAGTGTAAAGAGGTCGGACCATCTGCTCAATTAAGGCAAGATAAATACAGTG AAGCAAGTGCAAGTGAATCGGAGGATGACAATGAAAGAGTTGATGCTGCTGAGGAAGATACTGATGATGAAGAGAACACTTTCTTTGACACTAAAGATTTTCTTTCATCAAGCTCTTTTAAAAGCAGTGGTTCTGATTTTCGAACATCATCTTTCTCCTCGGATGATGATGATTTGTATGCATATGCATCTGATGAAAGTGTCGATCCTATTATTAGATCTGCTGGAACCAAGTTTCCTTATGTTAAGCGTCGTAAGAAATTGCCTAATCCCATTGAGAAAGAGAAAGGAGTCAGTTTATGGTCGATGATCAAAGACAATATTGGGAAGGATCTCACAAAAGTGTGCCTCCCTGTCTACTTCAATGAACCCCTTTCTTCTTTGCAAAAATCATTTGAAGACTTGGAGTACTCATACCTTCTTGATCGGGCTTCTGAATGGGGAAGAAGG GGTGACAACCTTATGAGGATTCTCAATGTAGCAGCGTTTGCCGTATCTGCATATGCTTCTACTGAAGGAAGGATTTGCAAACCATTCAATCCGTTGTTAGGGGAGACTTATGAGGCTGAGTATCCAGATAAAGGCCTTCGGTTTTTCTCAGAAAAG GTAAGTCATCATCCCATGATAATAGCATGCCATTGTGAGGGTACAGGATGGAAATTCTGGGGAGATAGCAATTTGAAAAGCAAATTTTGGGGTCGCTCAATCCAGTTGGATCCTGTTGGTATATTGACTCTTGAATTTGATGATGGGGAAATCTATCAGTGGAGCAAG GTAACTACATCGATATACAATCTGATTTTGGGGAAACTATATTGCGATCACTATGGTACAATGCGCATACAAGGAAATCGTAATTACTCTTGTAAGCTGAAATTCAAGGAGCAATCAATAATAGACCGGAATCCACATCAG GTTCAGGGAATAGTTCAAGACAGGAGTGGGAAGACAGTAGCTACATTATTTGGGAAGTGGGATGAGAGTATGCATTATGTGAATGGGGATTTCTCCTTAGGAAAAGGATTTGATTCTCTCTCTGAGGCTCATTTGCTATGGAAGCGGAGCAAACCTCCCAAAGATCCTACTAGATATAATCTGACACGGTTCGCAATTACAATGAATGAGCTCATACCTGGACTGAAG GACAAGCTGCCACCAACAGATTCTAGACTTAGACCTGATCAGAGGTGCTTGGAGAATGGTGAGTATGACAGGGCTAATTCAGAAAAGCTGCGTCTTGAGGAACGGCAACGACAG AACTCCAAGCAACTCAGGCACTTTAAATGA